The Sphingopyxis sp. YR583 DNA segment GGGACTCAACCTCGGCCTGCGCGATGTCGCGGCACTGACCGAAGTGCTCGTTGAGGGCGCGCGGCTCGGGCTTGACCTTGGCGATGCCGCGCTGCTTGCGCGATATCAGCGCTGGCGCGGGCTCGACAATATGATGGTCAGCCTCGCGACCGACGGACTTACCCGCCTGTTCGGCATTCCCGGCCGTACCGCCGCCGCGGTGCGCCGCACCGGGCTTGGCGCGGTCCAGCGGATGCCGATGCTCAAGCGCTTCTTCATGGACGAAGCACGCGGTGAGGCCGGCGACCTGCCGCGCCTGCTCGCGGGCGCTGAAATCTAGGTATTACCACTTAGAGCGTCGGCAGCCCGCCGCTAAGCATGAAGTCCTATCCCCGTCGTTGCGGCAACCATGCCGCAGACGATCGGGGGCGGACCATGTCGACAAAAAGCAACGCACTTGAAACAGCGGTGACCGACTATATCGGGGCGCTGACCGCACTCGACGCGGCGCCCGGTGCACGGACGCGCGCGCAGGCCGATCGCAGCTTCGCCCGGCTTTCGACGCTCGCGGCGCCGCGTATCCGCTATTTCACGCGCAACTATGGGTTGACCGACGTCGCCGAGGACGCAGCACAGGTCTGCGCGATCGCGCTGCATCGAGCCGCCGAACGATATGATCCGGCCCGGGCGCGCTTTACTACCTATGTGAACTGGCAGTTTCGCGCCGAATTGCAGGCACTCAGGCACCGGTTGCACGGCGACCAGCGGTGTGCCGGGCGGCGGCAAGTCACTGCAACGCTGTCGTTCGACGCGTTGGAGGAAGAGGGCGCCGATGCCTGGCTGGTCGATCCGGCCGCCCAGGATGCGACCGAACAGGGCGCCGCCGACAATCTCGCCGAGCGCCTTGCCGATCGTCTGGTCGAGGATTGGGCATGCCGTCGACGCGCGAAACTGGGCCGTTCGCGTGGCGAAGAAAGCCGTATGGAAACCCGGCTTGCAACCGAAAAGCAGCTTGTCCGTCACCATCTGATGGTGCGCGACGCTGCGGAACGCCTACGCGAAAGCGACCGCCATATCGTGCGGCGCGCGCTCGCGGACATCGTGCACCACGCGCCGATCCGCAAATTTCACTGAGCTGCTACTGGAGCGTGGCGCGACCATCGTCGCCGTCGAAACGGCCGAAAAACTGCATCAGCTGGACGACAAGTTCGGCGCGCGCATCGATCGGCGAGGCTTCGAGCAGCGCCTGTTTTGCGGCGGCATCGAACGGCGCGACCTGCGCGATGCCGTTGACCAGCGTGGCGTCGTCGAGCTGTCCGACCGAATCCCAATCGACGACATAGCCCTGCCGCGCCGCGAAGCGCTTGGCCTCACGCTCAAGGCGCGCGCGCTCGATGCTCGCCAGCACCGCATCGTCTTCAGCCTCGAGCTCGATCTCGGCCTCCACCTGCCGGAACGGCGTCGTGACGTCGAGTTCGCGGCGGACGCGAAAGCGCGCAACGCCTTCGAGGACGAGGTTGAAGCGCCCCTCGTCGAGCGCCTCGACATCGACGATGCGGCCGACGCAACCGACATCGTAGAGCGCGGGCGGTTCGCGGTCCTCTTCGCCGGGCAGCTGCCGCGGCTGGATCATCCCTATCTGCCGGTCGCGCGCCAATACCTCTTGCACCATCGCTGAATAGCGCGGCTCGAAGATATGGAGCGGCAGGTGAAGCCGGGGAAACAGCACCGCACCGGTGAGCGGAAAGATCGCGATCCGCTGAATGGTCAAAGGCGCAGTATCGGCCATGGTTGCTCTAACCGAACAGAATCAGCGACAGGCGTCGGCGCTGCGCCGCGACCCAGGCGTCTTCGAGACCAACGGCTTCGAACAGCGAGAGCAGCTTGGCCCGCGCGGCGCCTTCGTTCCATTCGCGGTCGGCCGCGACGATGTGGAG contains these protein-coding regions:
- a CDS encoding sigma factor; translation: MTDYIGALTALDAAPGARTRAQADRSFARLSTLAAPRIRYFTRNYGLTDVAEDAAQVCAIALHRAAERYDPARARFTTYVNWQFRAELQALRHRLHGDQRCAGRRQVTATLSFDALEEEGADAWLVDPAAQDATEQGAADNLAERLADRLVEDWACRRRAKLGRSRGEESRMETRLATEKQLVRHHLMVRDAAERLRESDRHIVRRALADIVHHAPIRKFH
- a CDS encoding LON peptidase substrate-binding domain-containing protein; translated protein: MADTAPLTIQRIAIFPLTGAVLFPRLHLPLHIFEPRYSAMVQEVLARDRQIGMIQPRQLPGEEDREPPALYDVGCVGRIVDVEALDEGRFNLVLEGVARFRVRRELDVTTPFRQVEAEIELEAEDDAVLASIERARLEREAKRFAARQGYVVDWDSVGQLDDATLVNGIAQVAPFDAAAKQALLEASPIDARAELVVQLMQFFGRFDGDDGRATLQ